The sequence below is a genomic window from Synechococcus sp. PCC 7335.
CCCGCCTGGGCGAACCAACCGATTTGCTTCGGCGATGATGTCTTTAGCCGCAGAGCTGGGCAGCTCATGAAAGACTAGGAACGCGGAAACTAAGTCTGCAGAACTTGCATCTAGCCCTGTATTTTCAGCCGCCGCGTGCTTCCAATGAACAGATCCAGTCTTCTCTAGCTGCTTTAGTCGGTATTGGCCTACCGCTAAGAAATAAGGCGAGAGTTCAATCCCAGTGACCCGGGCGTTCGGAAAGGCTTCTCCAATAGCTACGCTGCTCATGCCAATACCACATCCCAAGTCAACAATGTCTTTAGGAGTTTCCGCTGATATCTCGTCGAAATACTCCTTCAAAATCTGGTGATAGCTAGCTCGTAAACTTTTATCCCCGTTGATGCCTGAGCGTTCATCCGTCCAAATTTGGGCATGTACAGCTCGCGCAGCCGCATCAACTTCCATTGCCGGCAGCCATCCTAGATTACCTTCGTCATAGGCATGAAACTTGGTGGTGTAATAAGGTGGGTAGTCAATAGTCGGATCTGCGATCGCTCTTAGCTCTTCCTCCCAAATTGGATTGATCTTTTCCCTTGCTAGCTGGCCTGCTGGTAGCGGGCTTGAGCTTTGCGCAGATTCATCACTTCGCCTCTCTAGTTCCTTGACCTCATCTCGCCAATACACTCCGATTGTTTCCGCTCGGTCCATCATCATCTTGCGAGCTCTTTGCCTGGCAAACTTTGCTAAAGGCTTCACACTCAACAGTCCATTGACCAAAGAGATCTTCAAAGAATCCGAGAGAGATGTCGTAGCCGTGTTCATAGAGCAATACCTATCAGCAGCAAAGATTGAAAGTAAAAAGACCGTAAGCAAATTTTCGAAGAAACGCAGCAGCCTAGCTCACCCGTATTATCTTTACGAGCC
It includes:
- a CDS encoding class I SAM-dependent methyltransferase encodes the protein MNTATTSLSDSLKISLVNGLLSVKPLAKFARQRARKMMMDRAETIGVYWRDEVKELERRSDESAQSSSPLPAGQLAREKINPIWEEELRAIADPTIDYPPYYTTKFHAYDEGNLGWLPAMEVDAAARAVHAQIWTDERSGINGDKSLRASYHQILKEYFDEISAETPKDIVDLGCGIGMSSVAIGEAFPNARVTGIELSPYFLAVGQYRLKQLEKTGSVHWKHAAAENTGLDASSADLVSAFLVFHELPSSAAKDIIAEANRLVRPGGHFAIMDMNPASKIYRELPPYVFTLLKSTEPYLDQYFSLDMNQVFQDAGFSAPRIVANSPRHRTIIAQKV